The genomic DNA TGTCAGGGCAGCCAGTAAAAGCCTTGGTATAGCACTGGCTAAAAAAGACGGATACCATGTAGTTGTTGTGAAAAGCACAGTCGTGCCCCAGACCACGGAAAATGTGGTGGTGCCGCTCATTGAGAGCGTTTCAGGTAAAAAAGCGGGTGTGGATTTTGGTGCTGCCATGAACCCGGAGTTCCTTCGGGAAGGAAAGGCCGTGTATGATTTCATGCATCCTGATAAGATTGTGGTAGGTGCCATAGACCGGCGTTCAGATGATACGGTATCTGCTTTGTATGCAGGTCTTGAACGTGAGATAACCCATGTAGATCCCGGCACGGCAGAGATGATAAAATACGTGAACAACTCGTTCCTTGCAACCAAGATATCGTTTTCAAATGAGATAGGGAATATCTGCAAGAAACTGGGCATCAATACCTACCAGGTTATGGACGCTGTGGGAAAGGATTTCAGGATATCGCCCTATTTCCTGAACTCTGGTGCAGGTTTCGGGGGTTCGTGCTTCCCCAAGGACGTCAAGGCACTGATAGGGAAAGCCAGGGAACAGGGATATGAACCTGTATTGCTTAATTCCGTGATCAAAGTCAATGAGCTCCAGCCCCTGATAATGGTAGACCTGCTGGAGTCCAGACTTGGCGACCTGAACGGCCTGACCATTGCCGTGCTGGGCCTGGCATTTAAGAATGATACCGATGATATCAGGGAATCCAGGTCCATACCTGTGATAAAGGCATTACTGGACAGGGGTGCTGTTGTTACCGCATATGACCCCATGGCCGCTGATATTATGAAGCAGTTATTTGACAATACCATCGTTCATTATTGCGACAGCGCGGCGCAGGCCCTGGAAGGTGCCCACGGTTGTCTTGTGATGACCGAGTGGGATGAGTTCAGGTCATTGTGCCATGAGTTTTTGACTATGAAAAGACCGCTGGTAATTGATGGGCGCAACGTCATTTCCTGCAATGGGATCGAATATGTGGGCTTATGCTGGTGAGCACATTGCAAAAGACCTCTCAACGCTGTGACTATTTTGGCGAATCTGTGATCAGGGATATGACACGGTTGGCACTGCGTTACGACGCAGTGAACCTTGCCCAGGGATTTCC from ANME-2 cluster archaeon includes the following:
- a CDS encoding UDP-glucose/GDP-mannose dehydrogenase family protein, which encodes MNVSIIGSGYVGTVTAACFAELGHNVVCIDIDPEKVDMINRGEPPIYEDGLEELLAKHAGKTLRATAEYDDAVSSTDISFICVGTPSDDEGNIDLSIVRAASKSLGIALAKKDGYHVVVVKSTVVPQTTENVVVPLIESVSGKKAGVDFGAAMNPEFLREGKAVYDFMHPDKIVVGAIDRRSDDTVSALYAGLEREITHVDPGTAEMIKYVNNSFLATKISFSNEIGNICKKLGINTYQVMDAVGKDFRISPYFLNSGAGFGGSCFPKDVKALIGKAREQGYEPVLLNSVIKVNELQPLIMVDLLESRLGDLNGLTIAVLGLAFKNDTDDIRESRSIPVIKALLDRGAVVTAYDPMAADIMKQLFDNTIVHYCDSAAQALEGAHGCLVMTEWDEFRSLCHEFLTMKRPLVIDGRNVISCNGIEYVGLCW